Within the Mixophyes fleayi isolate aMixFle1 unplaced genomic scaffold, aMixFle1.hap1 Scaffold_79, whole genome shotgun sequence genome, the region TGTGTTTTCCTGCAATGAATGGATGAAGTCGGAAAGACTGGTAAAGGCTCTGGAGGCCCCAATGATGAGGCTCTGCGCTTGGTACCTCTACGGAGAAAAGCACCGTGGTTTTGCCTTGAATCCTGTAGCAAACTTTCACCTGCAAAACGGGGCGGTTATGTGGCGCCTCAACTGGATGGCAGATACAAGCCCCAGAGGAGCCGCTGCCTCTTGTGGTATGATGGTGAACTATCGCTACTTCCTGGAAGACACCACTGCCAACGGTTCTAGGTATCTCAGGATGAAACACATCGAGGCCTCTGAACAAGTGCTCAATTTGGTGTCTCAGTTCAAGAAAAATAGTAAATTATAAATGGTGATAGACCCTCCTCAGCCAGGGGTCTTCATTCTCCAGCTAGCCATCGACCGCATGTGCGTAAACCAAGTAATCACAGTTGAATAGGCGGGTGCCGATTGATGACCGATGGCCTTGTAAGTCCATGTTTTGGATAGAATCACCTGTACAAAgtggttctcttttttttttttttatattattgttatattagcATTCTGCTTTATGTAAATAGTTTTACCATCTG harbors:
- the LOC142135578 gene encoding malonyl-CoA decarboxylase, mitochondrial-like, translating into ILIKLNFGLENYRASIFQLHYIIKYFCFIFQGEFFQISEFSSLSPIPGFTKWLLGALNSQTKELGRTELFLESEYKEISDLIGAPAADALKRVFSCNEWMKSERLVKALEAPMMRLCAWYLYGEKHRGFALNPVANFHLQNGAVMWRLNWMADTSPRGAAASCGMMVNYRYFLEDTTANGSRYLRMKHIEASEQVLNLVSQFKKNSKL